The Eschrichtius robustus isolate mEscRob2 chromosome 16, mEscRob2.pri, whole genome shotgun sequence DNA segment GAGATTTTTCTTAAGCTATTACTGTACCTATATTTATTCAGCAAAAGTTTGCCAGCACTACACCCTTATTTCCTCCGGCTAGGCTATGTTGgataaacattttgttttcccCTGTCATTTGAAAAGCAGAGCAGAGATAGCAGATTCCTAATAAGGTGAATTCTATTCCTCAGCCCCACAAGAGAACATAATAGGCTCTTATTTTCCAAATGGATAGTCTCTCCAGTTTGGGCCACTAGTGAACCTAGCTTAGTTTTCTGGAATGACAATTTCTACTGGAATGACAATTTAATGTGAAATTGTTTTTAAGTGATTATGTATGCCCTTAGACTGGAAATGTATTTACCAGTTTTATTCTAATCATGCCTTCCTTCCCAGAGGCGTAGGCATACATGCATGAAAATATAGATGAAAGGAGGAATAGAAATGTAATTAGGTTTTGTAAATAGACAGCCAAGACATCCCATTGCTGCCTTAATGGTCttaaaagctgttttaaaaatcccTTCATGGAACTTATAGTTTACTCAATTTGATGACAcaacttttgaaaaattaatcaaGTTGGTGTATGTTACCCTGGTGACCTAGAagtattattcctttttatgggtaTTGATCTATGTCTTAGGTACACTAAAGTCAGCTTTCCTGGCAGTGAAGACTTGGTACTGTTTTACATTCCAATCCATCACCTTCCTCCAGAGACCCAGGCATTCATTTTCCCCATGATCTGCCTGGGGTTGGGGTCTAGCATTTCCCATTGTGGAGAATGGGAAATCAGGGGCAGAGAAGTGAAATGCCTTCCAAAGCTTTCATTACAAGGAAGTCATAGGATAAAAGGAATTTAAATGTTCCACTACCTATAACATTGCTGTGCTGATGTTGCTTTTCTTAGAGCTTGTGTTAATTGAGTATTCAAAACCAAGAGCTGTCCATGGCCTGCCTTTGACTAGACAGCCACtgctaaggggaaaaaatatatggtATCCATTGCTAGTTATCACTGTAGTTGttatttttcccaaagaagaaggTGGATTATTTTCTACCCTTAGCTGGTTGAGGATGCTTAAAAACCAAAAGACTGAGACATGTTAAAGTTGAAGCAGACACTTTCTCTAGTAGCATTACATATGAATGCCTAAAACATAAACTAAcatgctgttttctttctcttgggtTTCACTGGTGTCTGAGTAAGTGAATATGCTGTGCTGTTTTCCTGGACCCTCAGAATCTAAAAGGCCTACCTACCCCATCCCATCATGTCTGCACTATAAACTatttgagcatcatttttgttcatttccttCCACCCCGGGCTGCATAGGGGAGCAACAGCCGACTCCAGCAATGCATCCTCTCAGACAATGCATTGTAATAGctctccttctttttcaaattccgtTTCACATAGACATTTCTCATGTTCTGTTGGAAACCCCCAAAAAATTCATTCCACACTGTCATCCCTTTGTCCTAACCAGAACAACTCGATCGTGTCGAAGAAGGCATGAACCATATCAACCAAGACATGAAGGAggctgagaaaaatttaaaagatttaggGAAATGCTGTGGCCTTTTCATATGTCCTTGTAACAAGTAGGTACTGGGTACCAGCTCTAATCTGTGGcgtccagttttctttctttctttctttctttttttttcttttttaatgtcaaaGTGAATGTCtgaagttttgtcttttttttctttgtcctttttcaTCTGCTTCATTCTGTGGGGATAAAATACTTGTGTTTAATCAGAACAACTGGAACGCATTGAGGAAGGGATGGACCAAATCAATAAGGACATGAAAGAAGCAGAAAAGAATTTGACGGATCTAGGAAAATTCTGCGGGCTTTGTGTGTGTCCCTGTAACAAGTAggtgctgcctgcctgcctgaagCTTTGGTTTCCCAAGGCCCATCTCCAAGCCTTGACAAGCTCATTCCTGCTGGGTGCAAAGGCAGGATGAGTATGTGGCATGCAGAACAGATCAATACCGTCTCCAATGCATTCATCTCATAGCATAGATGATATTAGTGGGAGTTACTGTTGATGCATTAAAAATCAGGCATACTACAGTGAAAGCTTCACTGTCAGCAACTTTTATTGATGAACGTTTCAACATTTTCCAGAAAGTGTACCTCGAGACAGAGACTAATCTCAAGAAAGAGGCGCTTTAGAGAACATAAAATCCCATAAAAGAGGGATTTTATGTTCTCTAAATTGCAAAAGCCAAAATTGCAGATTTAGAAAAGACTGTGGGTAAATTGAGAAGATGAGAAACACGTATCAAGGTTTGATTTTTCAGAAGCAAAAATAACAGTTAATTTGGCCCAAACAAGCATTTCATAAGTTAGAGAGTATGACAGCGATTCACCCTTTCAACTGCCCACCAGTTGCCAAATCGTGTCAGTGGTTAGACCATAGATGCCGCAGCTGCACCCAACGCAGAGGCAATGAGTCATTCAACAAGAAGCGCTCAAGCCTTAGCCAAATTGGACCCTTCCCTCTCCAATTCTTCCTCTTGGAAGACCTCCCTGTACACTGGCCGAAATGTTGAAATGTGTAGATTTTGCATGCACAACATCACAAAACATTCAACTGTTAAGGTTCTGCAATGCTTTTTTGGAATGTAGCAGAAATGTGACATGTGGTTATAAAGGTTTGCAACAGAAGGAACCTGAAATAAGGGTTCTGGAAGGTAGACTCCTTTGACtagcagtgaaaaaaaaatgcatgagcAGATTGTCCAACATGCATTTGGAAAATTAAACCCGTTACCTGAtccccctcacccctcccactTCCCTTTGAACAGAAGCCTTTTTCCTAAAAGCTCTCCTGATCCTAGCTTTTAGAATAGAAATTGATGTCATTTCTAGCTGATTATATGACCATTCACATCCTTTAAACTTTGAGGCTGATTTAAAATATCCCACTTCCTGcttaggagggggaggggctcgatttacaaataaatttaaacttttttttttcttttttttaagaatgatCTACAGTAAAGCCTGATTAACTGGAATCTAGCTAACTGGAACCCTTGAGTATATTTATACTTTTGCTCCTTTCCACTTTTAGCAAAAAGAGACAAATGAACAAGGAGAGAACAAATCCCATCAAGGATATTAAAGTGTTTCTCTTTAAGGTCAATCTAGGCAGTTTGCATTCTTTCACTCAGTCTCCATTCTATATAACTTCTACATCCAATAGAACCAAACAGTAAGAGCTGAGCTGCAGAGGAAAGGCCATCAGACACATCAAAAGAAACCATAACCAAGGAATGACTTGATCATGTTCAATGCCCTAACACTCTGAGTCAGGAAAGTAGCTCAAGAATCTAACAGATATTCAACCATCACCCTTGAAATAAAATGTACCTCCACAGCCCACTGCTAATTAAGAAAGTCCTATAATTCACCAAAATGACATTGCTAAGCATTCCAGTTAGTCAAGATTTAACTGTATATCCTTTTCAGTGGCCACTTGCCCCCAGGTGAGATGTCTACCTGCTTTGTGATGAATTTCACAGGTACATTTTCCCCATCCATCAActgcgtgtggagaaaaggtggaggcaggcccccttccctccctgggaTGGATTCTAATGTTCAGATGAAATGACGACCCCTATGAATTCCACATACCAGTTGGCACTAATTCCTTATTGCACAAGAGACCCTAACTGAGCTTCAAAGCTTGACTGAAGTGTTCCCTATTGTGTGtaaataatgctttaaaaacCATGTGTCACAACGCAGTGGCTGGTGGTGCCCTGGACTCTCTGAGGGCTTCGCCCTGTCTCGGCATGTTTCAAAGGACTATGGTAGATGTCCGGCAGTTATGTGAGTCTATGTGCAGCATTGTGGGTGCAGTGATTCGCCTTCGTTCAGAAACGCAACCTTTCCCACCCCCTTGACTCTGCCAAAGATGGTATACCAGACATTTTACATAGCAGAAAGCATCACAAGGTCCATATAACTTCTGTTAATGTGAGGAGGGAGGAGACGgagatttgaaagaaaaaaaaaacaaaaacaacaaagccAGACTCTAAACTCCATTAAATTAGTTTTGGGCTCCTATCCCACTAAGTGGGCCCCTGGCTCTTTAGAGCAGTGAATTCTGACTGCTCTAAGGCTGTGGTATTATACACTAGATTGTGGGAGTTGCTGAAATTCCATTTGTACAATTTTCCAATTTGTCTCCAAGGTTTCTTGGTCCCTAATCTTCAAATATTAGTATTAGAGCCAGTTTTAATAAATGGCTATGGTCctccactaaaagaaaaaaaaaggttaaattcTGGTGTCAtcatagaaaatgtaaaaatgggACCAAAGGAAGTTCTGTTCTTGGACTAAAAAGCATGTGGTTTCTACTATGCAAAGAACCTAAAAACATCTTTGATTGCTCAATTACAACACACCCACCAAAATATGCTGCACATGTTTCTATTGGGCACAACAGGTATGCCTGGATTTTAAGTTTTTCTCCAAGGCAGCTCAGTGAAATATGGCCTACGGAGACCACACCAGTTCCAGACCACTCTCCCCCACCACATCCCAGGATAGTTTGAAGTAGGAGTCTGTAACCACTCCCATCCTGCCCCTCAGCCCAACAAAGAAGCTATTGAACTGCGTTTCAAATCCTCATGAAGGCTATTACTGTCCTGCTGGTGCCTTTTTTGAGAATGGTCAACTTCTGGAGTAGTTTGGCTTAAATGAGAATGCTTCACTTTCTACTCATGCCTGTAGCTGGTGCATGAAGAAGATGTAGAGGGATTTCCCTTTTTGGTGCTAGATGGCTTGTTCTCTCTTCTATTTTCCTGCATTCATTTCACTATGCTTCTTTTACTTTTTGTCTCTGTGGACAAAGGTTTGTACATCGATTCTGGATGTATGGTAACTGTTTGGAAGTACCGATATATTATCTAATTCAAATCACTCTAGAGGCAACTCACAGACCATCACGCTTGGCCAACCACCAATCCTTTATGTTCTCCATGCAGAGTGGGAATGCTGGTTTCCACACATGCGTTGGGGGAAAACAATTAAACAGGGAATCTTTGCATGATGGTGTGTAAAAACTTGGTCCAGTATGTTTTTCTTGATGACAGTGTGTTCCTGTGGTGTGATGTACACACTCTACTTGGCAGTCTTGTTTTGTGTCTGTCTGCCAGTatgttttttctgtgtgttttgtgTCTCAAAATATAACTGTGTCACTGAAATAGAACTGAATGTTCTCTAACTACCTTAATCCTTGTCTTAAATCCAActaaactacaaaaacaaaccaaaacaagaaCAACCCGCGGGCAAAGGTTGCCATCTTGACAATTGCAATTGACTTGATTGGAAATGAAATCCTGAGTAGCTGAGGCATGGTGGTGGCCAACTCTTTGGGTCCAGATTATGATATATCGGTATTCTCTAATGCCTCAAATTAAAACTCATTTGCTTGGTTCAGTTCTTAGCTTGAAGAGGTAACCGTTGTTGTGAGCTTGATGCTCTGCCCCCTTTGCTTGTCACTCACCCTCTTTTTTGCATAGGCTTAAATCAAGTGATGCTTACAAAAAAGCCTGGGGCAATAATCAGGATGGAGTTGTGGCCAGCCAGCCTGCTCGTGTGGTGGATGAACGGGAGCAGATGGCCATCAGTGGTGGCTTCATCCGCAGGTGAGCCTTGTGCAGCCGGCGCTATGTAAGTTATCTACTTTTGAGTGACAAACCACCCCAACCTGAGTGGTTCTTAAAACAACaactagggagttccctggtggtccagtggttaggactccttgctttcaatccctggtcggggaactaagatcctgcaggctgcgtgtcgaggccaaaaaaaaatcatttttctactTCTGAACCTCTATGTTGGCTGAGTAGGTCTTGTGATAGCTTCTCCTGGGCTTACTCATTTACATGCACCTGGGTGCGGGATGATCCAGGATGGCCCTACTTGCTTGTCTGGTGGTTGGCTGGGGCTCTGGGTAGGGGACATCCATTCTTTTCTATGTGGCCTCTCCAGCAGGAGAGCCGAGGTTTCTTGCATGGTGGTGGCAGCAACCCAAGGGGCAGGCCCTGATGAGCAAGCACTTATCAAGCCTTTGCCCACATTACATTGGACAAAGCAAGTCACGTGACCGCATCCAGCATCAGTGTGGCAGTAAACAGGTGTCTCATTCCGTGAGTTTAATTGGACAGAACTTATGAAAGAGATTATTTacagaggtgtgggcagggtcAATAACAAGGAATGGCGAAGCACTTATGAACTAGGAATAGCAGGAAGAATCCTGAAGGGACAGGAGAGAGCTGTCACCAGAACCCAACTGTAGTTATGGCTATAGGCAGGCGCTGTGGGTTGAGATGCAGCCACTGTCAAACCCAACAGGAAActagaaagggaaataaatgcCCCAACTCCTCAGTCTCTTGTCCTCTACTCTCTCACTGGCCATTGGACAAAGCCTACTGGAAGGCAGAGTAAGAGAACCTGGGTGATAAGCTTGTAGAGAGGTCAGCCTCTCTGGGCAGAGAGCAAAGAAGCCAGAGAACAGATCTGGGGGTACAAATAGAGAATAATGAGCAGACCTGAATTCTTATTAATCATTTCTTTTGAGATCTGGAAGCAAAAGCTAACTTAAACATCTATTAAAAAATCTCAAGTCACACAGATCTGCCAACTCAGAACTAagctctcgggcttccctggtggcgcagtggttgagaatctgcctgccaatgcagggaacacgggttcgagccctggtctgggaagatcccacatgccgcggagcaactaggcccgtgagccacaattactgagcctgcgcgtctggagcctgtgctctgcaacaagagaggccgcgataatgagaggcccacgcaccgcgatgaagagtggcccccacttgccgcaactagagaaagccctcgcacagaaacgaagacccaacacagccataaataaataaataaataaataaataaataaataaataaataaataaacccaaagtttaaaaaaaaaaaaaaactaagctcTCAAGAgatcagaaaataataataagaacaaATATCCctgttgttaaaaagaaaaggaaaaaaactataacTTTTTACAGGTTACTACACTAGGACTCAGCAATGACTAGGGTTGCTGTTTGTACAGCCATCCATACCCAGTCCTTTGTAGCTGAGACTGCCAACCAATAACCCAGGTTCAGATGAGTCACTACCATTTGTGTATAAAGGTCTAGATGTCTACCTAGAAATAACAGATGACAATTCTATTCATGTTTCTATTTGCTCCAACGGAAACCAGACCAAGGGTCCTCaatcctggctgcacattagaataacctgagcaatttttaaaaagtatcagtgCCCGGACTTAATCCacaccaactgaatcagaatttctagaAATGCGATCCAGGTATCAGTAGTTCTtaaagctcctcaggtgattctaatgtgcaaatAGGGCTGGGAACCCTGGAACCAGAAGTATGCCTTAGCTGCTGAAGATCATTTAAATAAGCTTCTTTTCTACAGAAGAAATCTAGGAAGTTCCCCTTTAATATTATCTGGCCTGGACTGCTTTAAAAACCGTAGAGGGGCAGTCTGCATTGGGATTTACCATGGGGGATGGATTTTAACCCCTCTGAACATATTTTAGCCCATCACCATCTGTTGTAGAAAGATATTAGTTAGCCAGACATTCTGGAATAAGTACCTACCGTTTACAGTAAAGAGTTAGTGCCTTCTTAACTTTCAAGCTGAGCTATGAAAAAAATGGGAAGACACTTTGGATAAGGCACTTTGAGAGCCAACTCCTTCCTCCCCATTCAAACTGAAACAATAATCTTCTATCACAGTTTTCTTCCTTGAAATCACCCATTCACAATGCCACCAAAAACCCCATAGCATTGAAATCTGAGCAAGTAAAAATCATCTTGAACAAGCAAGCAGTCATCTTGCTCCCTTTGGAATTCTTGGGAGCAAACAGGATTAAGGGGAAGACTGTAATTCTCATTACTCTTCCCATTGATGTTGGTCCCAAATGGGGAAGAAGATGAGTGGAGAAATTCTCTGACTTAGTACAGTagcttttatttcattctaaATTTGAGTGTTGGAGATTTTGACtgacatttcagaaagaaaaatacagtttcTAACTAGTTCCATTCTCTGACCTGGAATCCTCCCAACTAATCCTCCCAGCTGATTTTacccttaaaaaaatgaaaattgagaTAAACATATGAAGGGAGGAAATGATGTGTTGGTGGAAGCAAGAGAAGAAGATAAATTAATCTATTTAATATGccttctttaaaaatagaaatgtaagtGTTCAATAATGCACTTTAAAACATCATTTTCCAATGTACAAAAGCTAACATGTGTTCTTGTAtagaatagaaattttaaaaggataggATTGATACCTAGAGGTCTACAGGTTTTCCCTAAGCTTTGGGTCCTTGGTATTTGAGTTTTTTCCTATCTTCTAAAAACTGCTCTTTGATGCCCAGGGTAACAAATGATGCCCGAGAAAATGAAATGGATGAAAACCTGGAGCAGGTGAGCGGCATCATTGGAAACCTCCGTCACATGGCCCTGGATATGGGCAATGAGATCGATACACAGAACCGCCAGATCGACAGGATCATGGAGAAGGTGAGCATGTGGCATTCAGCAAGTTTCCATTGCTTATCACTTCCTCTGAAATAACCACCGAGGAAGTGCGAAGGGCATAACAAGACCCTCAAACCATGACTTTGGATTCAGGCGTTGGTAGATAGACATTTTCCCCTTAATTTTCTAAGACAAAAATCCAGCAACAGATAAGTAAATAACAGGGTAGAATTTAATCTAGCAGATATTCCTCAGAGGCACCTTTActtcaggcattgtgctaggaatCAAAGGACATATTAAGATGAGAAAGACATCATCCCAACTGCCAAGAAACTCACAGCCTACAGAAGGCAGTGAGCTTCAGATGAAAATATAATTTGCCAAGAAAGCCACATATCAAATACTAAATCAGGTTAGATGAGGAAAGATTTCAAGGGTCAGGGGATGGGAAAATCTCCAAAAAAAAAGGTTGAATTTGAATTGAGTCTTAAAGATGGTTAGGAGCTTGTCAAATGGAGATGATGTAGGAACAGAATCAGGAAATGGATGAAAGAATAGTTATTTTAGGTTAGCCAGATGATGAATATGAGCTTTGATTTTATAAGTGCCAGAGCTTTAATGACAGTTCAAAAAGGCCCAGATTCCATTTCCAGTTCAGCAGTGCACATGTCCAGATCTCAAAGTAGGGAACATAATCTGATGAAGCTGCGTTCACATAAGGACACCAGGTGTCATGCTAAGACTGAGCCCCCTAGTGTCAAAAAGAGGCATAAGGAAGGGTGGAGACAGTAGAATGGAAAAGGGTAGGTTTGGGTTTGAGATTaggaggaaacagaaagaaacactGGAAAGCTATTATATAAAGATTTGGGGCACCCAAACCTGGTATTCTATACTATGCAAATCTGATTCAGTCTCTATGTCTTTGtattccaccccctccccaatcaGTAGACTCCTAAATATTGCTTATAATCTCTTAAAGGTGTCCAAATGCCAACAGGGAGAAATAGACACATTATGGGTTTAATGGTAATTGTGCATCTATAATCGATTCTACTTGGCTAATCTTATATTGTGTGAGTTTATTCCTTGGAAGATATTGAAGTTTTGAGCCTGAAAccctgagtttcttttcaacaACTCATTCCACTTTGGTAGGGGGAAGAAGGGTGGTTTTTGAGATCTCTTGAATCATAAGGCTAAATACTCAGTTTCTTAGTACCTAAGCATTCTCCACTGACTTGAGAAAGGAATGAGTAGACATAAAGGGAACGTTTTGCCCTATTGTGTTCTGTGcactttatattaaaaatatttgattgcATAACACTTTGGCTAATCAATATTGAGCTACACAGATGTCAATGTTAGTTGACAAAATACTTGCTCTCTACCTACTTTACAAGTCATGACATACTTATTACTGTTAAGAGCCTTTGATACGCTAAAGCTTTTAAAGCTTTTAAAGCAAATCAATAGATTTTCAGAACAATATTGAGAGTTTCATAAAGCACTGGAGCCAACAGAAATGGTCCTAACCATTACGGCCCAGAAAAATGAACTGAGAAATAATTGCTGAACTACCTTCCAAcgggaaaatgatttttaaaaaatgaagagtagTCATTTTCTATCAAAGGACCCAATTGACTCAGATGTAGGGAGATAATATATCTCTAACTCACTTagagtcctagaaggagaagttCTACTAAAAAAGAGGGGTCAAATCTTTATTGATAGAGCTGGGCTTAAACAAGTTGTTTTCCTGGAAAGGCAAGTGACATCTTAATTCTGCCACTTTGTATATCTAGTTCTCTTCTTTAGGAGAATACCTTTCATTCTGGGCCAAGTTTGCTACAAGAGCAAAGACATGTACAGCTATAAGGTTTAATCAAAAGTCAGACAAGTGGATAGGAAATAGTCATTACAGTTTATATCATCCTTGAATGCTGAATTGCTTAAGAAGTAAGGTAGGGGTCTAGTTCCCATTGAGTAACTagccttttttcccctcaaaataaCAATGTGGATATGATTGAGATAAAGCCCATTTCAACTCAGCATTGCTCCAAATGATACATGTTACATG contains these protein-coding regions:
- the SNAP25 gene encoding synaptosomal-associated protein 25 isoform X2 encodes the protein MAEDADMRNELEEMQRRADQLADESLESTRRMLQLVEESKDAGIRTLVMLDEQGEQLDRVEEGMNHINQDMKEAEKNLKDLGKCCGLFICPCNKLKSSDAYKKAWGNNQDGVVASQPARVVDEREQMAISGGFIRRVTNDARENEMDENLEQVSGIIGNLRHMALDMGNEIDTQNRQIDRIMEKADSNKTRIDEANQRATKMLGSG
- the SNAP25 gene encoding synaptosomal-associated protein 25 isoform X1, yielding MAEDADMRNELEEMQRRADQLADESLESTRRMLQLVEESKDAGIRTLVMLDEQGEQLERIEEGMDQINKDMKEAEKNLTDLGKFCGLCVCPCNKLKSSDAYKKAWGNNQDGVVASQPARVVDEREQMAISGGFIRRVTNDARENEMDENLEQVSGIIGNLRHMALDMGNEIDTQNRQIDRIMEKADSNKTRIDEANQRATKMLGSG